The Corvus hawaiiensis isolate bCorHaw1 chromosome 29, bCorHaw1.pri.cur, whole genome shotgun sequence region TTGGGGGAGCCGTGCTAAGGGAAAAGCGGGATAAAGCAGCCCGGAATGCTGGAGCATGACCCGATGCAGGACTGAGCTTCTGCTCCAGATGTGATGGGAGACGGCCACAGCTCCGCCTGAGCTGTGGGAGCTCCTCAATCCAGGCCTTTGCTTGTCTTATTCTTtgatatttcatatttctgatgaagtatttttatttcctgtcgCTTTGTTGTCTCAGTCCACGGCAGCTCCGAGAGAAGAATCCCAGGATGAAAAGCCGTAAGAGTTCTTGTTGAATCCTAGAAATATTTACTTACACTTTGTActtttttattctgctgttttGCTCTCATTAAAGTCCCAAAGTTGCATCACACTCCAAGTCTCCTGCTGTTTATTGGAAAAACTTGGAAAACTTTTAGCAAAAAGCTCATTTTCCGCAAAATTTTCTTATTGTTCCTCTGTTTTATACAGTGAAAGGGGGCAGCAGAGGTTGCAGGaattcagcctagagaagagaagctttggggtggcCTAATTGTGACCTTCCaggacctgagggtcctggaAAAAACATGGAGAGGGAGGGCAAGGGCAGGGAGttacaggacaaggggggatggGTTTGGAATGACAGGGAGGgcatttagatgggatattggggaggaattcttccctgtgagggcggtgaggccctggcacaggtgattccatggattccccatccctggcagtgcccaaggccaggttggagagGTCTTGGAGCAaactgggatagtggaaggtgtacCTGCCCACGgtccagatgatctttaatgacccttccatgattccatgatctccagagttcaaggacaggctgaaTTTTCACCTGAAATCCTTCCTCATTTTCCTGGGATGGAAAAGTGTTCCAGGAATCTGTCAGTCATGGCTTTGCAGCTCCGAACAAGCCGGCCACAATCTTTTCCTTCCGGAATGAGTGAAGGAAAGAAAGTCAGGGACCTGGGATGTGATTGCAGCAAAAGGCAGGTGAGGGGTAaaccatggaaaagaaaaatgccttGTGCACAGGGTTTATCCCGAATATTCCTGGCAAATCCTGGCTCCGAGTGGACGGATTAGAATCCCACATCCACCAGCCTTGGTGGCACCAAACGTTGGTCTGCAAGGAAGGTGGAGCTGACACCCAGGGCAGCGCTAATTGCACTCATCCAATTTGAAACATAATTAAAATCTGCATTTGAAAGCTCACGCAAACAggtctgaaaaagaaacaaaaccctccCGTTCTGGGTGTGTTGTTTTGCAGAGCTTCTGGTGAGTAAATAATTTCTCCCCTCGAGTGTGAATTAATTTTTGGGCTTGTTTTCTGCTGTTCCCAGCAGAATTCCAGCCGGGAATTCCACACTACCCCAGCTCCTTGCAGGAATCCTCTGCAGATCCATCCAGGAGTGAGTGACATTTATTTCTGGACAAAACCAGAAGTCGTAAATCCATCCAGGAGTGAGTGACATTTATTTCTGGACAAAACCAGAAGTCGTAACAGAAATTGTATATTTGCCACAGGAAGATGCCAAAGTAAACCTCGAGCCTGAATGATTTGACATAGTTCGTGACAGAATTTGAATAAAATTAACAACTAAATGAGCTCCAGTCAGGTGTGAACCTGGAGGATTTCAGATCTCCCTGTGCCTTCAGGGGGGCTGTTTGAGGAGGGGTGAAATCCCAGGCTCTGCCTACCCCAAAAACCATCTCAGATCACACGTCCACAGCTTCATCTGCCTGGGATGGGTGGCAAATTCCAGCCAGGAACAAGGGGTGCCTTCGATAACCCAAAATTCCAGACAGACACGGCCAGAGGGGCTGAGTGAAACGCCTTAAACCACAGGAACATCTTGAGGTTTGAACAATTCCCCATCCAGGGTGATCTGGGCAGGTTGGAGAGGTCGGACTGGGCCAACCCCAAGGGCAAAGTCCCAAAGCCAGGTGAGGGCAATCCCAGGAACCCAGAGAGGGGATTCTCCcccttggctctgctctggggacaTCGACCCGGAATTGTGTCCAGTTCTAGAATCTGGCCAGATTATTGTGGGAACCTCAAATGGCTCCAGAAGGTCCACATGAGCTCAGTCCAGAATTAGGGTTGAGACAAAAGTAAAACCCAGCAGAGAAGGGAACTCGGGAGTTGCAAGGATTTTACAGAGGCTCCAAGCCTTTGAGGAACTAATTCTTCATAATGAGCTAATTAATTACAATTCAAAATGAATTGCAGATGCCACTCTTGCCAGGGAAattctctctgcttctctgtggATTTTGGGATCGCTTCTGTGCCTGGAGACTTTACCCGGGGATGACTGTGAGTAACCTCCCAGTTccattttgattaaaaatctcttttttcagaTGTTCAGTCACTCACAGGTCTCTCAGGAGGATGTTCTCACATTATGCAAGAAGTCTTAATTATAATCTGAATATTTAGGTCCGGCCTTGATGGCAAAAATCTGTGAACTCTTAATTCACTCACTTTAATGCATCTCAAAATCAGGCCATTAAGTCATTCTGAGTGTACAATCAAATAAAGGCTGGAGTTAGAACAATATTTATTGCAATTATTTACCAGAAAGGCTCcaaacagctctgaaaatgttgccagatatatttttaaattctcagacagattttaaatgtgttttgtgtTATCAAGCAAATCTCGCACgaaggaagaatttaaaaaattgaggaaaataaaataatgaaaataaactgtGGATGGTGTTATGCAAATTAATTCCTCAGCTAACTTCCTTgagaggaaataatttctgaaaacagCTGCTAATTCCTTACAACATGGAGAAATACTGAAGAATGCACAGCCAAAAACAgccaaggaaatatttttgagaaTCCCCTTGAAATAGGAGATGGCTCAAACCAAACCTTGAACTTTTCTTCttgatttaaaagaaagcagctgTAATTCCAGCAGATAGAAACAATGCCATCAATTTCACAGCCCAATCACTGCCCTGCACCCCCAAATCTTCAGAACATATGATTAAATAAGATACAAGAATTCAGATCTAGGTCAGGCATCTGAAATGTGCCAGGGACGGGACATTTGCATGGTGGCACTTGAATAAAGCTGCTGATAAACTTTGAAGTTCTCGGGAAGCTCTGCCCAAGCCAAACAAGTTTCTGTTCCCAGGGGATCCCCACAAAGCCAGCCCTAATTTAGGGGTGATTTACATGTCTCAGGAGTGGATGTGCAAGGAGAGCAAGAACCTCGGAGGTAATGCCTGGATCCAGGATTGCTcatggatttggggttggaaaagagctccaggATCATCAATCCCAACCTGTGATTGATCCCCACCTGGTCACCCTCGATGTCTCCTCGTTcctggggcacctccagggatggtgactccaaacctccctgggcagtccctTCCAAGGCCTGTCTGCCCTTTCCGTGGAAaaattccttcttccttccctagAGAGCCTCtccatgcctggaggtgtccaaggaatgactTGATgttgggctggtgacaaggctgggattgggaacagcttggactcaatgatcctggagctcttttccaacctcagggatcccgggattctgtgaaaagcaGCTCAGACCTCCAAATACTCATGGCTTGCCTTCCAAAATCTGCAATTCTCCATTAATTCCCCCAGGATTTACCTTGCAGAGGAGTGCACAAGGGACTGCATTATGCAAATGAGGCTTAATCTCCTGTAATGACACCAAGCAGATCCCAAAGAGGTTTGAAGGCTGAATAAATCCTGCTGAATTAATCACTGTAGTGTTCCCAGGAATGAACCTGACCCAGAATATTTTAAGATGAAAGCACCTTGTGGTCAGATAGACAAACCACAAGATAAGGAAGTGAGGCAGTAAAAACCACAAATACTGAGGCAAAAAAACCTGTAATCAGTCGTGGCCCATAAATCACGTCTGGCACAAAGAGTGGCCCAAGTTGTTGGGCAACTCAAAACTCAGTATAAAAACCCGACCAACTCCAGGCTGTCCCAGccatttctcttccctcctttgCCATTGTGAATAAGGTGAGTTTGAACCTATTTATTCTCTTTATATAACCAGCTTTTGCCTTGATTTTGTagttttccctccctcctgttGTGGCAGTTTTTTctcagagggaagaaggggTTTTATTCCAAAGAGGGGGTTTTCTGTTGTTAGCGAGTTGTAAAAATCATTAATTAGCCATGCTGGCCATTCAGGGTTATTCGTTCAGTTTTGGGATCCAAGCAAGTTTTAAGGTTGTGCAGCTGCACTTAAATATCAGCAGTGAATTCTTGGGCCTGTTCAGAGTCCTGTGACTGCATCCCACCACAGCCCAAGTGGAGAATTCACCTGAGGCCAGAACATGAAGAGCATTGAAAATTCAGTTTCCTTCTCAATTTGCTCCTTGATCAACTCCTAAACATATCCTTGGGAagctgctcttttcctgatAAATGTGGGTGTAACACAGTACAGAATATTCCTGTATTCCAGAATTCCCTCCGGCCACAGCCATGTCCTGCTACGACCTCTGTGCCCCCACCTCCTGCGGCcccaccccgctggccaacagctgcaacgagCCCTGCGTCCGGCAGTGCCAGGACTCCACCGTGGTCATCCAGCCCTCGCCTGTGGTGGTCACCCTGCCTgggcccatcctcagctccttcccccagaacaccACCGTGGGATCCTCGGCGTCCGCGGCCGTCGGGAGCGCTCTGAGTGCCGGGGGGGTCCCCATCTCCTCGGGCAGCTCCTTGGGGCTTGGGGGCTTTGGCTACCCCGGGCTGGGCAGTGGCTACAGCCGGCCCTACCGGCGCTACAACCCCTCCCGCAGCGGCTTCTACGGGCCCTGCTAAGGCGGGAGGGAAAGCGGGAGGAAAAGACCAGGAATGCTGAATCCCACCCCGTCCCTGGAGCAGGACTGAGCTCACGGCTGCAGTTTTTGGATGCCGCATGAGACACCCCCAGGCTGGAGTTTAAGGAGCTGTGGGAGTTTGGCATCTCCCCAAACCAGGCCTTTGCTTGTCTTTCGTTGTGCTTTACTTCATATTTCTGATCAAAtgtcttttcctgcttttttgtttgtttttgtatttgATAATAGGCAAAATATTAATTGTTAGCAATTGTTCTGCATGGCTGGATTAGCACAGGTCATTCATCAATGAAGAAGGAAGATTTCCACTTGCTGAGTGTGCCACTGCGAGAGGGATGAGTGGGTTCTGTCCTTACTGGaccatggaaatgtgttcctgactTTCACAttgcttccttcccttcctcaaCCCATTAAATTGGTGCTGCATCACACCCCGAGTCTGCCTGACCTTCtttgctctcccagccccttttccagtgcctttGGAAGTCCCCACTTCCAGAAAACACGACGCAAATAATTAATTCCAACTTCAAAGGAGAATGAGTCTGAGTCCAGTGgtggaaaatgtttaaaatcaaGCCTGAGACCCCTTACCAAAGGTAGAAAGGGACGACCTTCACCTGCAATGGGTGTCTCCTGCTGGGACATAAACAGGGAATATTTAAAGATGTGATACTTGGGAGCTCAGCTGAGATGCCTCAAGAAAAAAGTGGAGGGAGAGGCAGCAAATGGGGCAGCCCTTTGGGCACAGCCTGGAGCTGTTTGGGTGCAGCATCTCCAGGCAGCTGAGCTCAGCCCCTGGTGAGTctgggaggggaggcagagaaGGATGGGAAGTGCTCCTGCAGGGGAATGAGCCTTTGGAATTTGCTGGGCTGGGAAACAAGTCTGGGACAGGAGATGGGAAACAAGTCTGGGATAAAGAGATGAAAGGAGTgaaatttaaagaatttttagTTCTAACCATTTCTTAGGGTGTTTTCTTAAGCGGTTGTgtctggcagagctgagctttATCAGGCACTGCTTTACTCCTCCTGGACTGTCTGTGCCGGGATCAAGGTGCTGTTTAGACACCAGAGCTTTGCTCCCTGAAGGAAGAAGGTTTGGAAAGCTTCCCCTGAAGGCTCTGGATGACTCAGTCTCCTGTCAGCCCATAAAACTCCTGTTATCTCTGAAAAGTCTTGCTTGGAGTCTTTGTCTGCCTGTCCAGACTGAGGCTGAACTGTAATTAAAGATGTTGATGAGGTTGTACTGACTGCAGTCATTAGTGGAACGAAATTAAAGGAGGTAAACAAaagaattattaattttaaggaAGAGGTTTCCTTAATAAACAACAAAAGACAGTGGAAAGTTGGCAGTTTGATGTTCTATTACAGGAGGAGCTTGGTCTGGATTAAATgcttaatttaatattttttgccaTCTCAGCCGAAGCTGTTCCCTGACCAAAGGTGATGAATTCCAAAAAGTCAATGGCTCCAAAGGGTTGTGACTGAGGCACTGCTGAGAAGGTGCCTTGGACATGTTAAGGTGGATATTCCTCATGAcaatattaatttcctttacCCTTTCAATTCCCTTCTCATTAATTGAACCAAACTCCTTCCCAGATTGCAAAAAAACTCCCCTCAAATTTGGGGTGTTTCCTCCAAGCACTCGGAAATCACATCACGAGCATCTGATATGCAGCAAGctttacaaaacaaaataaaagacaatCCCCAAGCGTCACTTCCCTCCTTCATTCCTGTCACAAATGTTCTTTTTGGGTTAAAATGTGGTGTGGCAACAAGTAAAGCACAattctaaggaaaaaagggaaatgtggCTGGGTTTGCAGTCAATTAGAAAGTGATAtattcagtgctgcagaaaatgAGTGGGATTTTTGTGTTAGACAGAATGTttttcacagggaagaattttctcTGAAGAGCTGGAACAACTTGGtcccacagaaataaaaataaacccacgAGATGTTTTCGCAGTCCCCTGAAATATTTGCTGTCAGTGAAAATCCATTTCAACACCGAATTCTGAAAAGCTgaagccagagctgcagcatctcctgggtTTACAGGGAGTagggaagaggcaggaaggctctggagagCTTTTATGGCTTTCTGGGGCTGCCTGGAGGATCTGAGCCATTCCTGCACCTTTATTAAGCAGTCCCTGCAGGAATTGTTGGTTTGCTTTGCATTTGGCCGGGTTCCCAGCAGGGAAATTGGTTTATGTTTATTAGGGGTTTATCCTGGCCACGGATGAAACCCACGATCCACGAGGCCGCTTTCATCTCCTCCGTTTGCATCCATTAAATATTCCCGACTCCATCATGCCAACTCCACCTTCCAAAGTGGGGATGAGTCAAAATCCGATTTGTTTAGGAATTGGCTCTTCTCTCTGGCATTTTGggcacacacctgggagcagcccctgccGTGGCAGCGAGAGTTTTAATTGGAGTCCTGAGTGTGCAACTTCAGCCTTGATAAGCGCCCAGGAGATTTTGGATCGCTGCTCCTTGTAATATTCCAATGAGCAACATCCTGAAGCTTTTGGCTCCAGGGAGGGGAAGATGGAGCCAGCCAGACAAGTGGGACTTAGGAAGTAGAATTGGGGCTCTTTTTATCTTCTCTGTGGTTTTTGATGAGTTGGCTTTCAAACTACACTCTTAGAGTCAATAGTTAGTTATTGTTGTAAAGGAATGTCAgagaatcagggaatggtttgggtgggaacgggccttaaaaatcatctaaaccacgggcagggacaccttccactatcccagggtgctccaagccccgtccaacctggccttggacatttccagagatggggcagccacagctgctctgggcaaccaaTTCTTTACCATTTCTGTGTGCAGTGAGAACATTGGGAAAGTCTGGTCAAGCTTAAAGGCCAGGAGAGTTTCCATCCATCGTGTCACTGGTGGGGGTCATCCCAAACTGGGGACATCAAGTGACTCATGGCTGGAATTGTGCAAATTCTGATTTGTATTTCAAGGGCAAGCTAgaagagctggagctggtgaGGAAGTTCGTGACATCCATCAGGAACCTTGGCCACCCATTTGAACCCCTGGTCATGTTCAAAGAGTCCATCCCTGCCCATTTGCTGCTCACTCCCCATTTGCATGTCTGAGTGGTCGAGGGAAATGTTTTGGGAACTTGGAACACTTTTGTTCTTCAAAAGTCTCCAAGCAGGGTTTCTTTCCCaggagatgttggggaagatacTCCCAGTTCAGGGCTGATTTGCCTGTCTCTGCCTGGGAGATTAAACATGAGGAGTGACTGGAAtgctcagccctgcccttcGGTCTGCTCCTGCATTGTCTGCAATTACTTTTTAATCTGGAAATTGCCTTTGAAAAGGAACTGGAATTGCTGCACACTGAGGTGCTCTTTGAGACGTGCAAAGTGAAAGCCAGGATTGGctttcaaagaggaaaaaaaggaacaagaacATTACAAACGTCTCTAAGTAACTGCTATTAATTTGGGGAACAATTTTGCATAATGGTGCAAGGCCTAGCAGGGGAAAGTAATAATTTAGTGGCAGATGTAAAAGGGTTTGGTGTCTTTGATGACCCCAAAGATGAGCTTGGGCAAGGCTTTGAGtgtctctgagcagcctcaaaTTCCCAGCCATCCT contains the following coding sequences:
- the LOC125318310 gene encoding feather keratin 4; this encodes MSCYDLCAPTSCGPTPLANSCNEPCVRQCQDSTVVIQPSPVVVTLPGPILSSFPQNTTVGSSASAAVGSALSAGGVPISSGSSLGLGGFGYPGLGSGYSRPYRRYNPSRSGFYGPC